A genomic segment from Lignipirellula cremea encodes:
- a CDS encoding proton-conducting transporter transmembrane domain-containing protein, whose translation MSELHLPWLQLSVLLPLVGAVGVWWLKDRDRARTMSTIVCGATLVCAIGEWLDFATLGSFAAHDRWDLFQLLFHVDVYVVDELSAPLLPLGALAYLATVMTTLRTKSSRFAFGWTLVSESLLLATLSCRNPWLIIALLAAATIPPLLELRQRKQSTRVYVSHMGLFIALLVAGQLLVGVDASPANPPILAGCLLTAGALIRSGIFPLHCWMTDLFEKATLGTALLFVTPMAGAYAVMRLVLPVAPSWALQSIAILSLATAIYAAGMALVQRDSRRFFCYLFLSHSSLVLVGLEMATPIGLTGALCVWLSVGISLLGFGLALRSVEARTGRLSLDSFHGLYEHTPFLAAMFLLTGLASIGFPGTVGFIGTELLVEGAVAVYPLVGLAVVVAAAMNGVAVVKAYFHIFTGTRHIATVSMRCRPAERITILVEVVLIIGGGLVPQPGVESRYHASLALLEQRGDLGDEHAKDIYDDNATTLDRTEPAATDKNQNKP comes from the coding sequence ATGTCGGAACTCCATCTGCCGTGGCTACAGTTGTCGGTACTGCTTCCACTCGTCGGAGCGGTTGGAGTCTGGTGGCTCAAAGACCGCGACCGTGCGAGAACGATGAGCACGATTGTTTGTGGTGCGACGCTCGTCTGTGCAATTGGCGAATGGCTCGACTTCGCCACGCTCGGATCGTTTGCCGCTCACGATCGCTGGGACCTGTTTCAGCTGCTCTTTCACGTCGACGTGTATGTGGTTGACGAACTGAGCGCTCCGTTGCTCCCGCTGGGGGCATTGGCGTATCTTGCGACGGTAATGACGACCTTGCGAACGAAGAGCAGCCGCTTTGCGTTCGGCTGGACTCTGGTTTCCGAGTCCCTTCTGCTGGCAACGCTATCCTGCCGAAATCCGTGGCTGATTATCGCCCTGCTTGCCGCAGCAACGATTCCTCCGTTGCTTGAATTGCGACAGCGAAAACAGTCCACGCGAGTCTACGTGTCTCATATGGGACTGTTTATTGCGTTGCTGGTGGCGGGGCAGTTGCTGGTGGGCGTCGACGCCAGTCCCGCGAATCCACCGATACTGGCGGGTTGTCTGCTAACGGCGGGCGCCTTGATCCGCAGCGGAATCTTTCCGCTACATTGCTGGATGACGGATCTGTTTGAGAAGGCCACACTAGGCACGGCGTTGTTATTTGTCACCCCCATGGCGGGAGCCTACGCCGTGATGCGACTTGTGCTTCCCGTTGCTCCCTCGTGGGCCTTGCAGAGCATTGCCATCCTGTCGCTGGCGACCGCGATCTATGCAGCCGGGATGGCTCTGGTACAGAGAGACTCGCGTCGCTTCTTCTGTTACCTGTTTCTCAGTCATTCGTCGCTCGTGCTGGTTGGACTGGAGATGGCGACGCCTATCGGACTAACGGGAGCGCTCTGCGTCTGGCTTTCGGTAGGAATCTCCTTGCTCGGTTTTGGACTGGCGTTACGAAGCGTCGAAGCCAGAACAGGCCGCTTGTCGCTTGATAGCTTCCATGGCCTTTACGAACACACCCCGTTCCTGGCTGCAATGTTCTTGCTGACCGGGCTGGCGTCAATCGGATTCCCCGGAACTGTGGGATTCATCGGAACGGAACTGCTCGTAGAAGGAGCTGTCGCGGTGTACCCGCTGGTTGGTCTCGCCGTCGTCGTTGCGGCCGCCATGAACGGCGTGGCTGTTGTGAAAGCCTATTTCCACATCTTCACGGGTACGCGACACATTGCGACCGTCTCCATGCGATGCCGTCCTGCAGAACGTATCACGATTCTCGTTGAGGTCGTCCTGATCATCGGCGGAGGACTCGTTCCTCAGCCTGGTGTCGAATCACGGTACCACGCGTCCCTCGCCCTGCTGGAACAACGCGGCGACCTTGGCGACGAACATGCAAAAGACATCTACGACGATAATGCGACGACGCTCGACAGGACTGAACCTGCCGCAACAGACAAGAATCAAAATAAACCATAA